The proteins below are encoded in one region of Tsuneonella sp. CC-YZS046:
- a CDS encoding FAD-dependent oxidoreductase: MDDGGRPDVLIVGGGPAGMMAGLLFARAGVSTLVLEKHGDFFRDFRGDTVHPSTMEILHQLGLLERFLQRPHDRLSSAEIRIAGRDWVIGDLAHLATPAPFIAMMPQWEFLDFLRDEASRFPFFRLEMEAPVADFIMEGDRVAGVRLADGSERHASRLVIAADGRSSLVRALQLLPVETLGAPMDVIWLRLPKSSASGGVLRGSFEAGRLVVLIDRRDYWQCAFVVGKGQADDVRRMGAGWVVARIAEAFPDLSFPGTETLEADDLHVLNVALDRLTVWHRPGLLAIGDAAHAMSPIGGIGINLAIQDAVAAANILAGPLARGGSIDALLPRVRTRRLLPTRVIQAGQKLAQDRLIAPLLEKGAEPVARAPFLVRALDRIPLLRRIPGRIIGLGIRREHVRSPAKL; encoded by the coding sequence ATGGATGACGGCGGCAGACCCGATGTGCTCATAGTCGGCGGCGGCCCCGCCGGGATGATGGCCGGGCTGCTTTTCGCGCGGGCGGGCGTTTCCACCCTGGTGCTTGAGAAGCATGGCGATTTCTTCCGCGATTTTCGCGGAGACACCGTCCACCCATCCACCATGGAAATCCTGCATCAGCTCGGGCTGCTCGAGCGTTTTCTCCAGAGGCCGCATGATCGCCTGAGCAGTGCGGAAATACGCATCGCGGGCCGCGACTGGGTCATTGGCGACCTTGCCCATCTGGCGACGCCTGCGCCTTTCATAGCCATGATGCCACAGTGGGAGTTCCTGGACTTTCTGCGCGATGAGGCTTCCCGTTTCCCGTTCTTCAGGCTGGAGATGGAGGCCCCCGTTGCCGATTTCATCATGGAAGGCGACAGGGTCGCCGGTGTCCGCCTGGCCGATGGCTCGGAACGCCACGCAAGCAGGCTGGTGATCGCGGCGGATGGGCGGTCGTCGCTGGTCAGGGCTTTGCAGCTTCTTCCGGTCGAAACGCTTGGCGCGCCGATGGACGTGATCTGGCTGCGCTTGCCGAAATCTTCGGCCAGCGGCGGCGTATTGCGTGGCTCGTTCGAGGCCGGGCGGCTGGTGGTGCTGATAGATCGCAGGGATTACTGGCAATGCGCTTTCGTCGTGGGCAAGGGGCAGGCCGATGATGTCCGCAGAATGGGCGCGGGTTGGGTGGTGGCCCGCATCGCCGAGGCGTTCCCCGATCTGTCGTTTCCCGGCACCGAAACGCTCGAGGCGGATGATCTGCACGTCCTCAACGTGGCCCTGGACCGGCTGACGGTCTGGCATCGGCCCGGGCTTCTGGCGATTGGCGATGCCGCCCATGCGATGAGCCCGATCGGGGGCATCGGCATCAATCTGGCCATTCAGGATGCGGTGGCCGCGGCCAACATACTTGCCGGCCCGCTGGCTCGCGGCGGCTCGATAGACGCGCTGCTGCCACGGGTCAGGACACGGCGCCTGTTGCCGACCCGCGTCATTCAGGCCGGGCAGAAGCTAGCGCAGGACCGGCTGATTGCGCCGCTATTGGAAAAAGGCGCGGAGCCTGTCGCCCGTGCGCCTTTCCTGGTCCGTGCTCTCGACCGTATTCCGCTGCTCCGGCGCATACCGGGCCGGATCATCGGCCTCGGCATACGCCG
- a CDS encoding bifunctional GNAT family N-acetyltransferase/carbon-nitrogen hydrolase family protein translates to MPANQAKARLEVRQARPGDVAAIAALVRRAYDDLPPYTFGEIRGQLNNFPEGCFVAKLDGKLVGYCASLRISGNTALKPHSWDEITGNGFGSRHDPTGDWLYGYEMCVDPKVRGTRIGRRLYEERRALAEQLELSGIVFGGRMPNLRRMWRKVDGPRDYLDKVISGKLHDPVLRFQLANGFEPIGILEKYLPEDKKSKSYAVHMVWRNPFVDTDKPQKQRVPRGVESVRIATCQLQARAVADYDEFIRQIEYFVDVASDYESDFIVFPELFTLMLLSFEEQELSPLEAIETLSRYTPRIRKALSEMALNYNINIVGGSHPTRMEDGDIHNVAHVCLRDGSVHEQEKIHPTPNEAYWWNIKGGDSIDVIPTDCGPIGVLICYDSEFPELARRLVDEGARIIFIPFCTDSRQGYMRVRYCAQARAVENQCFVVMSGNVGNLPNVGNMDIQYAQSCILTPCDFPFARDGIAAEASENVETLTISEVNLADLSWARAEGTVRNLADRRFDLYRIEWDGRVGSAGRDPAGPPPSHKGGPGGG, encoded by the coding sequence ATGCCCGCAAACCAGGCCAAGGCCCGCCTCGAAGTCCGCCAGGCCAGACCCGGCGATGTGGCGGCCATCGCGGCCCTGGTGCGCCGCGCCTATGATGACCTGCCGCCCTACACCTTTGGCGAAATCCGCGGGCAATTGAACAACTTCCCTGAAGGCTGCTTTGTCGCCAAGCTCGATGGCAAGCTGGTGGGATACTGCGCTTCCCTGCGCATTTCGGGCAATACGGCGCTGAAGCCGCATAGCTGGGACGAGATCACGGGCAATGGCTTCGGCAGCCGTCACGATCCGACCGGCGACTGGCTCTATGGCTATGAAATGTGCGTCGATCCGAAGGTGCGCGGCACCCGCATCGGGCGCAGGCTCTATGAGGAACGCCGCGCCCTGGCGGAGCAGCTCGAACTCTCGGGGATCGTCTTCGGCGGCCGGATGCCGAACCTGCGCCGCATGTGGCGCAAGGTGGACGGTCCGCGCGATTATCTGGACAAGGTGATCTCGGGCAAGCTCCACGATCCGGTCCTGCGCTTCCAGCTCGCCAACGGGTTCGAGCCGATCGGCATCCTCGAGAAATATCTGCCGGAGGACAAGAAATCCAAGAGCTACGCCGTTCACATGGTGTGGCGCAATCCTTTCGTGGACACGGACAAGCCGCAGAAGCAGCGGGTTCCGCGCGGGGTCGAAAGCGTCCGGATCGCGACCTGCCAGTTGCAGGCCCGGGCCGTGGCGGATTACGACGAGTTCATCAGGCAGATCGAATATTTCGTCGATGTGGCATCCGATTACGAGTCGGACTTCATAGTCTTTCCCGAATTGTTCACGCTGATGCTGCTGTCGTTCGAGGAGCAGGAGCTTTCCCCGCTGGAGGCGATCGAAACCCTCTCGCGCTACACCCCGCGCATACGCAAGGCGCTGTCGGAAATGGCGCTGAACTACAATATCAACATCGTTGGCGGATCGCACCCGACCCGGATGGAAGACGGCGACATCCACAATGTCGCCCATGTCTGCCTGCGCGACGGATCGGTGCATGAGCAGGAGAAGATCCATCCCACTCCGAACGAAGCCTATTGGTGGAACATCAAGGGCGGCGATTCCATCGACGTGATCCCCACCGATTGCGGCCCGATCGGGGTGCTGATCTGCTACGACAGCGAATTTCCGGAGCTTGCCCGGCGCCTGGTCGACGAAGGGGCGCGGATCATTTTCATCCCCTTCTGCACCGACAGCCGGCAGGGCTACATGCGGGTGCGCTACTGCGCACAGGCCCGGGCGGTCGAGAACCAGTGCTTCGTGGTGATGAGCGGCAATGTCGGCAACCTGCCCAATGTCGGCAATATGGACATCCAATATGCGCAGAGCTGCATTCTCACGCCATGCGACTTCCCCTTCGCGCGCGACGGGATAGCCGCCGAGGCGAGCGAAAATGTGGAAACCCTGACGATCAGCGAAGTGAATCTGGCCGATCTCAGCTGGGCCAGGGCGGAAGGAACCGTGCGCAACCTGGCGGACCGGCGCTTCGATCTCTACCGCATCGAATGGGATGGCCGCGTGGGATCGGCGGGCCGCGATCCGGCCGGGCCGCCGCCCTCGCACAAGGGCGGGCCGGGCGGCGGTTAA